In Pseudomonas poae, a single genomic region encodes these proteins:
- a CDS encoding DNA-binding protein, with translation MNAALQFDPSQISIGVDEAARITDCTRTGIYKAIAAGDLKAFKIGRRRLILVSELKAFVERAAKAGAR, from the coding sequence ATGAATGCAGCTCTACAGTTTGACCCGTCTCAAATCTCCATTGGGGTTGATGAGGCGGCACGGATCACGGATTGCACTCGGACCGGCATCTATAAGGCCATCGCCGCCGGCGACCTGAAGGCTTTCAAGATCGGTCGTCGTCGCCTGATTCTGGTGTCGGAGCTGAAGGCTTTTGTTGAGCGCGCCGCTAAGGCTGGTGCTCGGTGA
- a CDS encoding DUF4102 domain-containing protein, whose amino-acid sequence MKTKITQKLIGSLAAEAKAYRVHDTVQPGFFIRVLPSGHKSYMVTWGRNKNATLGRVGVLTLDQARTEAAQYLADAHAHGEPLAVAQGRKGIAIPSLREFIDDTYMPWFKAHHKGHEKTLHTLNNNFDAIIPRRLGDITGRDLEQIRTGWMQAGNKPSTVNRKMGSISGVFSRAVEWDYIADHPLAKLKQLKVDSNGVIRYLSTQEAKRLREALDARQDEARAERETANKWRADRGKEQMQSLLQLPFTDHLKPMVLVSLNTGMRRGELFDLKWPAVNFDTRTVTVAGDTTKTSDTRHIPMNKEAFGVLDEWKKQSGDSQYVFPGQDGGRFEDVKSAWLKLLERAQIEAFRWHDMRHDFASRLVMAGVPLNTVRDLLGHADIKMTLRYAHLAPGTKAAAVELI is encoded by the coding sequence TTGAAAACCAAAATCACTCAAAAGCTGATCGGCAGCCTGGCCGCCGAGGCGAAAGCATACCGCGTGCATGACACCGTGCAACCGGGTTTCTTCATCCGCGTGCTACCCAGCGGGCACAAGTCCTACATGGTCACCTGGGGGCGCAACAAGAACGCCACCCTGGGGCGCGTTGGCGTCCTCACGCTCGATCAGGCCAGAACCGAGGCCGCCCAGTACCTGGCCGACGCGCACGCCCACGGCGAGCCCCTGGCAGTTGCCCAGGGCCGAAAGGGCATAGCCATCCCCTCTCTGCGTGAATTCATCGACGACACCTATATGCCGTGGTTCAAGGCCCACCACAAAGGCCATGAAAAGACCCTGCACACGCTCAACAACAACTTTGACGCGATCATCCCTCGGCGCCTGGGCGATATCACGGGTCGCGATCTGGAGCAGATCCGCACCGGATGGATGCAGGCCGGCAACAAGCCTTCGACGGTGAACCGCAAGATGGGCTCAATCAGCGGGGTATTCAGCCGGGCGGTCGAGTGGGACTACATCGCGGATCACCCCTTGGCCAAGCTGAAACAGCTCAAGGTCGACTCAAACGGGGTTATCCGATACCTGAGCACTCAGGAAGCCAAGCGCCTGCGGGAAGCACTCGACGCCCGCCAGGATGAGGCGCGCGCCGAACGCGAGACGGCGAACAAGTGGCGGGCAGATCGAGGCAAAGAGCAGATGCAAAGTTTGCTGCAGCTGCCCTTCACTGACCACCTGAAGCCTATGGTGCTGGTATCGCTGAATACCGGCATGAGGCGCGGCGAGCTGTTTGACCTGAAATGGCCGGCCGTGAATTTCGACACCAGGACGGTTACAGTCGCCGGCGACACCACGAAGACGAGCGACACGCGGCACATTCCGATGAACAAGGAGGCGTTCGGAGTGCTGGACGAGTGGAAAAAGCAGAGTGGGGATTCCCAGTATGTGTTCCCTGGGCAGGACGGCGGCCGCTTCGAGGACGTGAAAAGCGCTTGGCTCAAGCTACTGGAGCGGGCGCAGATCGAGGCGTTCCGATGGCACGATATGCGGCATGACTTCGCATCGCGCCTGGTGATGGCCGGCGTGCCGCTCAACACAGTGCGGGATCTGCTTGGGCACGCCGATATCAAAATGACTTTGCGCTACGCTCACCTGGCGCCGGGAACAAAGGCGGCGGCGGTGGAGCTAATTTAG